A section of the Candidatus Nitrosotenuis cloacae genome encodes:
- a CDS encoding nucleotidyl transferase AbiEii/AbiGii toxin family protein, producing MDKIADLKGIERKEMIEKDILLHLVLSDLSKETFFSENFLFKGGTCLIKNYIGYLRFSEDIDFTWKDQSRFAGKTGGHVNRDLSGIIEKTGKILEKIASKRGLDFKLDKENRDYVELISRGRVCTFKVWYDSILKDRKLLKVQINFVDILCLKPRKGRLKSLVKGKNPKLEGLFREYPIYASAVPFEVYSAKEILSEKIRALMTRRAVKARDFVDIFFVSKKLKIQPKDVEKCVIPKINYALKHYERFRRNFDEKKRLLEKGNMFDWGTEKSLLIEKFNDKVFDRFVNDFTKYLQKLVKKIDGTR from the coding sequence GTGGACAAAATTGCAGATCTAAAAGGAATCGAGCGAAAGGAAATGATAGAAAAAGACATACTGCTACACCTAGTGTTGTCAGACCTTTCCAAGGAAACATTCTTTTCAGAAAATTTCCTTTTCAAGGGAGGCACATGTCTGATAAAGAACTACATAGGATATCTGAGGTTCTCGGAGGACATCGACTTCACGTGGAAGGATCAGTCCAGATTCGCCGGAAAGACAGGAGGTCATGTCAACAGAGACTTGTCTGGAATCATTGAAAAAACAGGCAAGATTCTTGAAAAAATAGCCAGCAAGCGAGGTCTTGACTTCAAGTTGGATAAGGAAAACAGAGATTACGTAGAACTGATCAGTCGAGGAAGAGTATGCACGTTCAAGGTCTGGTATGACTCCATACTGAAAGACAGAAAGCTATTGAAAGTTCAGATAAATTTTGTTGACATCTTGTGCCTGAAACCCAGAAAAGGGAGATTGAAGAGCCTTGTCAAAGGCAAGAACCCAAAACTTGAGGGCCTATTCAGGGAATATCCGATATACGCGTCAGCTGTGCCGTTTGAAGTTTACAGCGCGAAAGAGATTCTTAGTGAAAAGATAAGGGCATTGATGACAAGAAGGGCGGTAAAAGCAAGAGATTTCGTCGATATATTCTTCGTTTCAAAGAAATTGAAAATACAACCTAAAGATGTCGAAAAATGCGTCATTCCAAAAATCAATTATGCATTGAAGCATTACGAGAGATTCAGAAGGAATTTTGACGAGAAAAAGCGACTTTTGGAAAAGGGGAACATGTTTGATTGGGGAACAGAAAAGAGTCTGCTGATTGAGAAATTTAACGACAAGGTGTTTGATCGATTCGTGAATGACTTCACAAAATATCTACAAAAACTGGTAAAAAAAATAGATGGCACAAGGTAG
- a CDS encoding type IV toxin-antitoxin system AbiEi family antitoxin domain-containing protein has protein sequence MKTTVLLEKLWLEKKEFVTSKDLKEYCKLFKLKYDSAIHYLLKMKYVVRIFRGIFYIKSLEEAKMKKSKYSHLELVAKGLELKGVKNWYFGLHTALKLNNMTHEYFTIDEVISDSLFRAKPVTISGYKFRFVKISPSLLSFGVIRSKNTMLPYSDPEKTILDFIYLMTQEGKDAMRAEMDVSEWAENTSREKIRKYSKNYPKTVANIAETMNK, from the coding sequence ATGAAAACGACCGTATTACTAGAGAAATTATGGTTAGAGAAAAAGGAGTTTGTGACTTCTAAGGACCTAAAAGAGTACTGCAAGCTATTCAAACTGAAGTACGATTCGGCTATCCACTATCTTCTGAAGATGAAGTATGTTGTGAGAATATTTCGTGGAATATTCTATATCAAGTCACTGGAAGAAGCAAAGATGAAGAAGAGTAAGTACAGCCATCTAGAGCTTGTAGCAAAGGGGCTCGAGCTGAAGGGTGTAAAGAACTGGTATTTTGGATTGCATACTGCGCTGAAACTTAACAATATGACACACGAATACTTTACAATCGACGAGGTTATCAGCGATTCATTGTTCCGTGCCAAGCCAGTCACCATTTCCGGATACAAGTTCCGATTTGTAAAAATCTCACCGTCGTTGCTGAGTTTTGGTGTGATAAGATCAAAAAACACAATGCTGCCTTACTCTGATCCAGAAAAAACCATTCTTGATTTCATTTACCTGATGACTCAGGAAGGTAAAGACGCAATGAGGGCGGAAATGGATGTGTCAGAATGGGCAGAAAACACCTCCAGGGAAAAGATCAGGAAATATTCCAAAAATTATCCAAAAACAGTCGCAAACATAGCGGAGACGATGAATAAATGA
- a CDS encoding HYR domain-containing protein, producing MTFTNFAFAYEKENHYWLKIALALNCGFTLDEARLIGIGDFSIDEDPDTQPVRSGSDQSNPKWKWHALPTENPDTDKNAVSKGNQQIKQRQHELYERAMNEKNTPLKLFKFGQYLHYQEDKWSHWGYTTGMGHAVPNITPGMDSPDETHANPESYRYMVFDSMVNLGKLAKSLGKDTACVSDLVPLDTYKSAPEYGKDFPWFSPQEIKRAKDPEKFKKSVDWHLADWGKTALINEVIIVSDDSGDDGVTDSFVSYIAKKTGVSKSDIAKKYDYLHVDIDESGNTKKLPDNLIKSVAPKHSKTSDSKAKIPSTDKVVKNAKLPQAGLDQIKSFYKINTQIQKVATLLYKTNDAEAKTLKGFLSDTKGIYSKTKNPDAQKLAQKIEKQLKDADSDKKNLAKHESQSKQLVQQVAKIATSNGIKKSELDKTVKEAKQKDSPKNPKLKDGKGSQLDHGAIGSGLLSFDETDELARILFDAPTESDKQDQKYIKRAYEHMKKELEVTMDQDAPPESILDDVDTEIRGPDTNELKPSKESKDTNQNQAPPESILDDVDVLGPDARAPKSDQGLKHGEVVPGLGRYGIDWGDTREDMINMANQQYDELQKQLEDQTILFDIQSRLNDLKQKIVIEKPKTESVIQKNPAKLPDAKPAETKPAEPKQTNTKPALTIPKQVTQEATGPSGASVAYSVSAQDREDGAITPTCDHPSGSTFPIGTTSVTCTVKDSHNNSVSGSFTVTVRDTTPPNIPAFQPTEGVRDETGVQVFFTVVANDLVDGEVPATCNYPSGYKFPVGKTVLTCTASDSRGNQSSRSLEITVTITES from the coding sequence GTGACGTTTACAAATTTTGCATTCGCATATGAGAAAGAAAACCATTACTGGCTAAAGATTGCGCTGGCGCTGAACTGCGGCTTTACTCTGGATGAGGCAAGGCTGATTGGAATCGGCGACTTTAGCATAGACGAAGACCCAGATACGCAGCCAGTCCGCTCAGGCTCTGATCAGAGCAACCCGAAATGGAAGTGGCACGCACTGCCCACTGAGAATCCTGACACTGACAAGAACGCAGTATCCAAGGGGAACCAGCAGATAAAACAAAGACAGCACGAGCTGTACGAGCGCGCAATGAACGAAAAAAACACGCCGCTCAAACTATTCAAGTTCGGCCAATACCTCCACTACCAGGAAGACAAGTGGAGCCATTGGGGATATACTACTGGAATGGGGCACGCAGTGCCAAACATAACTCCTGGAATGGATAGCCCTGATGAAACACACGCAAATCCAGAGTCGTACCGCTACATGGTCTTTGACAGCATGGTAAATCTTGGCAAGCTGGCAAAATCACTTGGCAAGGACACCGCATGCGTATCGGATCTGGTTCCACTTGATACGTACAAATCTGCGCCAGAGTACGGCAAGGACTTTCCATGGTTTAGCCCGCAGGAGATAAAGCGCGCAAAGGATCCAGAAAAGTTCAAAAAATCTGTAGACTGGCACCTCGCAGACTGGGGCAAGACCGCTCTGATAAACGAGGTGATCATAGTATCTGATGATAGTGGAGACGACGGTGTCACCGATTCATTTGTCTCATACATTGCCAAAAAGACAGGCGTCTCAAAGTCGGACATTGCAAAAAAGTACGACTATTTACATGTCGACATTGACGAGTCTGGCAACACCAAAAAACTCCCTGACAATCTGATAAAATCGGTCGCGCCAAAACATAGCAAGACCTCTGACTCTAAAGCAAAGATTCCAAGCACAGACAAGGTCGTAAAAAACGCCAAGCTACCGCAAGCCGGCTTGGACCAGATCAAGTCATTTTACAAAATCAACACGCAGATCCAAAAGGTCGCAACCCTACTCTACAAGACAAACGACGCGGAGGCCAAAACACTCAAGGGATTTTTGAGTGACACCAAGGGAATTTACAGTAAAACCAAGAACCCGGACGCACAAAAATTGGCACAAAAAATAGAAAAACAGCTCAAGGACGCAGATTCTGATAAAAAGAATCTAGCCAAGCATGAGAGCCAGTCAAAGCAGCTGGTGCAGCAAGTCGCAAAAATAGCAACAAGCAACGGAATCAAAAAATCCGAACTGGACAAGACGGTAAAGGAAGCCAAGCAAAAAGATTCGCCAAAAAATCCAAAGCTAAAAGATGGCAAGGGCTCTCAGTTGGATCATGGCGCCATTGGTTCCGGATTACTGTCGTTTGATGAAACTGACGAATTAGCAAGAATACTCTTTGACGCTCCAACAGAATCAGACAAGCAGGATCAAAAGTACATTAAACGCGCCTATGAGCACATGAAAAAGGAGTTAGAAGTCACAATGGACCAAGACGCTCCTCCAGAGTCAATACTTGACGACGTTGACACTGAAATTCGCGGCCCCGACACAAACGAGCTAAAGCCAAGCAAGGAATCCAAAGACACCAACCAGAACCAAGCCCCACCGGAGTCAATACTTGACGACGTAGATGTCTTGGGGCCTGACGCGCGTGCACCAAAGTCGGATCAGGGCCTCAAGCACGGCGAGGTCGTGCCTGGACTGGGGCGATACGGAATTGACTGGGGCGACACGCGCGAAGACATGATAAACATGGCCAATCAGCAGTATGACGAATTACAAAAGCAGCTGGAGGATCAAACAATACTGTTTGATATTCAGAGCCGGCTAAATGATCTAAAACAGAAAATAGTGATAGAAAAGCCAAAGACCGAATCGGTAATCCAAAAAAATCCTGCCAAATTACCGGACGCAAAACCTGCTGAGACAAAGCCGGCAGAGCCAAAGCAAACCAACACAAAGCCGGCACTTACCATACCAAAGCAGGTGACACAGGAGGCAACCGGGCCATCCGGCGCAAGCGTGGCCTACTCGGTATCAGCCCAAGACCGAGAGGACGGTGCCATCACTCCTACATGCGATCATCCGTCCGGCTCTACGTTCCCAATTGGTACAACCTCGGTAACGTGCACCGTAAAGGACTCTCACAACAATTCCGTTTCTGGCTCCTTTACAGTGACCGTCAGGGACACCACTCCTCCAAACATCCCGGCATTTCAGCCGACGGAGGGAGTGCGTGACGAAACAGGAGTGCAGGTATTCTTTACTGTGGTTGCAAATGACCTAGTTGACGGCGAGGTTCCGGCAACCTGCAACTATCCGTCGGGCTACAAGTTCCCAGTTGGGAAAACGGTCTTGACCTGTACTGCATCTGATTCCCGTGGAAACCAGTCGTCACGATCGCTTGAAATCACAGTAACGATAACAGAGTCCTGA
- a CDS encoding matrixin family metalloprotease has protein sequence MIKPVFFILIASIMLLSTFTQASLVSAVPNEKLSVPKHALEIAPGIYHLGQAKDKDGKIVEGIMIIDYKSGSAKPSGVGGGKSSPTLCYSFLASGAKWKAQEPWVINPSNNEGLDSTFVFTNTAANIQKWEAAGAGDIFGEGSQTTSALSADEIAPDGVNEVYFGIIDDPNTIAVTIVWGVFSGPVKHRYLSEWDQVFDEDSFDWSSSGEAGKMDFENISTHEIGHAFGMGHPSSCAEETMYAYASNGETKKRDLNSGDIAGISALY, from the coding sequence ATGATAAAACCCGTCTTCTTTATCCTGATTGCCAGTATTATGCTGCTGTCAACATTTACCCAGGCCAGTCTTGTATCTGCTGTACCTAATGAGAAACTATCAGTACCCAAGCACGCACTTGAGATTGCACCCGGGATATACCATCTGGGACAAGCAAAAGACAAGGATGGAAAAATAGTTGAAGGAATAATGATTATCGACTACAAGAGCGGAAGTGCAAAACCGTCGGGAGTGGGCGGAGGTAAGAGTAGCCCGACCTTGTGTTATTCATTTTTGGCAAGCGGCGCAAAATGGAAGGCCCAGGAACCATGGGTGATCAACCCGTCAAACAACGAGGGACTGGATTCGACGTTTGTATTTACCAACACCGCAGCAAACATCCAGAAATGGGAGGCTGCTGGAGCAGGCGACATATTCGGAGAGGGAAGCCAAACGACATCGGCACTATCTGCTGACGAGATTGCCCCTGACGGAGTCAACGAGGTCTACTTTGGAATAATTGACGACCCAAATACAATAGCAGTAACCATAGTCTGGGGCGTCTTTAGCGGCCCTGTAAAGCACAGATACCTCAGCGAGTGGGATCAGGTGTTTGATGAGGACTCGTTTGACTGGAGCTCAAGCGGCGAGGCAGGCAAAATGGACTTTGAGAATATCTCCACACACGAAATAGGGCATGCATTTGGAATGGGACACCCAAGCAGCTGTGCAGAAGAGACAATGTACGCATATGCGTCAAACGGCGAAACCAAGAAGCGTGATCTAAACTCTGGCGACATTGCCGGAATCAGTGCCTTATACTAG
- a CDS encoding transcription initiation factor IIB, whose translation MLTDGSTGERFCQHCGNVVVERIEDPRAEQRSFADSSSDKSRTGAPNSLAIHDRGLATTIGSEGRDAAGKSLSASMKQDMRRLRIWDSRSQTQEKAGRSLRAAFMELDKLKDKLTLSDSVIERAAQIYRKAAGKGLVRGRSVLDVIGAATYAACRDTGTPRTLNDFADELNVKRKSISKSYRMLVNELDLRMPVIDAVSCISKIASKIGLDEKTKRYALEMLKDASEREETAGKGPMGLAAAALYASCLKYNVKVSQREISIASGVTEVTIRNRYRAFIEPDEFGKNMQEIKPQAVAAPTA comes from the coding sequence ATGCTTACCGATGGATCTACTGGCGAGAGATTCTGCCAGCACTGCGGCAACGTAGTAGTTGAGCGCATCGAGGATCCGCGAGCAGAGCAGCGCTCTTTTGCGGACAGCTCAAGTGACAAGAGTAGAACCGGTGCACCAAACTCGCTTGCAATACATGACAGGGGCCTTGCCACTACAATAGGCAGCGAAGGCAGGGATGCGGCTGGCAAGTCTCTTTCGGCGTCAATGAAGCAGGACATGCGACGACTCAGAATTTGGGACAGCAGAAGCCAGACACAAGAGAAGGCAGGCAGGAGCCTGAGGGCCGCGTTCATGGAACTTGACAAGCTGAAGGACAAGCTCACACTATCTGATTCGGTAATAGAGAGGGCAGCTCAGATTTACAGAAAGGCCGCAGGAAAGGGCTTGGTCAGGGGCAGGTCCGTGCTCGATGTCATAGGCGCGGCCACGTACGCAGCATGTAGGGATACTGGTACGCCAAGGACGCTGAACGACTTTGCTGATGAGCTCAACGTGAAAAGAAAGTCCATCTCCAAAAGCTACAGGATGCTAGTCAACGAGCTTGATCTGAGAATGCCGGTAATAGATGCGGTAAGCTGCATCTCAAAGATAGCAAGCAAGATAGGGCTTGACGAGAAGACAAAGAGGTATGCCCTTGAGATGCTAAAGGATGCAAGCGAGAGGGAGGAGACTGCGGGAAAGGGTCCGATGGGTCTTGCCGCAGCAGCACTGTATGCCTCGTGTCTGAAATACAACGTCAAGGTGTCCCAAAGGGAGATATCTATCGCATCTGGCGTCACGGAGGTCACCATACGGAACAGGTATCGGGCGTTTATCGAGCCCGATGAATTCGGCAAGAACATGCAAGAGATAAAACCGCAGGCAGTTGCAGCTCCGACAGCCTAA
- a CDS encoding Lrp/AsnC ligand binding domain-containing protein — protein MTTAYVLINCELGAEENVFSQLKAISKIKETRGVFGAYDIITKIEASSVEIVKEIIATQIRGIDRIRSTLTLMGSEKEKQSQ, from the coding sequence ATGACAACTGCGTACGTTTTGATAAATTGCGAGCTTGGTGCAGAAGAAAATGTCTTCTCACAGCTAAAGGCAATCAGCAAGATAAAGGAGACACGCGGAGTGTTTGGCGCATACGACATCATAACAAAGATTGAGGCATCGTCAGTAGAGATAGTAAAGGAGATCATCGCCACACAGATTAGAGGAATCGACAGGATTCGCTCCACTCTGACTCTGATGGGCAGCGAGAAGGAAAAGCAGAGTCAATAA
- a CDS encoding Mut7-C RNAse domain-containing protein translates to MRCENCGELLREPKLQTHDKTENGKTRTEETTVWTCSNCDQIYSKTVAV, encoded by the coding sequence ATGAGATGCGAGAACTGCGGCGAATTGTTAAGGGAGCCAAAACTTCAAACCCATGACAAAACAGAAAACGGAAAAACTCGCACTGAAGAGACAACCGTCTGGACGTGCAGCAACTGCGACCAGATATACAGCAAAACAGTAGCAGTCTAG
- a CDS encoding radical SAM protein: MEIMGRGFRQIMQETPDYFHLLLKFANYKLFNKKSPIYGSADIINVCNLHCTHCYWWLNRKENEELTVQQWKEIIQNKFKKQHVFIVTLVGGEPTLRPDVIELFVKEFPKRACIVTNGTLPLKKYDNLYFYWISIDGTEEIHDKIRGNGAYASTKKNVMDYIKKNGEKAWKDIWITMTINSVNHHTVRQVVEEWHGRTNKIGFQFHTPFAKGDPLFMPFGPERTRLVDDIISMKKEFKDYIINPTKQLELMKRSWGGVGTTPVDCPTWAILSVDHMGREKMPCCIGSAEKESMKPICEDCGLGCYSVLVQAGLKG, translated from the coding sequence ATGGAGATAATGGGAAGGGGCTTTAGGCAGATCATGCAGGAGACGCCAGACTACTTCCATCTGTTGTTGAAATTTGCAAATTACAAGTTGTTTAACAAGAAAAGCCCGATCTACGGCTCGGCTGACATCATAAACGTGTGCAATTTGCACTGTACGCACTGTTATTGGTGGCTCAACAGAAAGGAGAACGAGGAGCTCACAGTACAGCAGTGGAAGGAGATCATACAGAACAAGTTCAAAAAGCAGCACGTCTTCATTGTCACACTAGTTGGGGGAGAGCCGACCCTGAGGCCGGACGTCATAGAGTTATTCGTAAAAGAGTTTCCGAAAAGGGCGTGCATTGTGACAAACGGCACGCTTCCACTGAAGAAATACGACAACCTCTACTTTTACTGGATCTCAATTGATGGAACGGAGGAGATCCACGACAAGATACGTGGAAATGGCGCATATGCGTCGACAAAAAAGAACGTCATGGACTATATCAAAAAGAACGGGGAGAAGGCATGGAAGGACATCTGGATCACAATGACGATAAACTCGGTAAACCACCATACCGTAAGGCAGGTGGTGGAGGAGTGGCACGGCCGCACCAACAAGATAGGATTCCAGTTCCACACGCCGTTTGCAAAGGGCGACCCACTCTTCATGCCGTTTGGGCCTGAGAGGACCAGACTGGTAGACGACATAATATCTATGAAAAAAGAGTTCAAGGACTATATCATAAACCCGACAAAGCAGCTGGAATTGATGAAGAGGAGCTGGGGCGGAGTGGGCACCACGCCGGTGGACTGTCCTACGTGGGCCATCCTGTCGGTCGACCACATGGGGCGCGAAAAGATGCCGTGCTGCATAGGGAGCGCAGAGAAAGAGTCGATGAAGCCGATTTGCGAGGACTGCGGCCTTGGTTGCTACTCAGTACTGGTGCAGGCAGGACTGAAGGGATAG
- a CDS encoding MDR/zinc-dependent alcohol dehydrogenase-like family protein, with protein sequence MKALYFDGMNLAMDANRPEPRPGEALVRVRLAGICGTDLEMIRGYMAYSGILGHEFVGVVERSDNPELTGKRVVGEINVGCEKCDYCRSGVERHCPERTVLGIYKRDGAFAEYLSLPEKNLHVIPDAISDKQAVFVEPLAAAFEIDEQLRMAPNQKIAVVGDGRLAQLISRVLKLNHQNLVCFGRHQNKLAMLQKTGVKTKTRIEAADEHSFDVVVEATGREGGFSDTMRLVRPRGTIVLKSTIASKNKMDFAPAIINEITIVGSRCGPFRPAINALASGLVNVDDLVSAVYPISEYKKAFEEAAKPENLKILLKP encoded by the coding sequence ATGAAGGCGCTGTACTTTGATGGAATGAATCTTGCAATGGACGCAAACCGCCCAGAACCAAGGCCCGGCGAGGCACTGGTGCGGGTAAGGCTTGCCGGCATCTGCGGCACCGACCTTGAGATGATCCGCGGGTACATGGCGTACAGCGGAATCCTGGGGCACGAGTTCGTCGGCGTGGTGGAAAGGTCAGACAATCCGGAACTCACAGGAAAGAGGGTGGTAGGTGAGATCAACGTAGGGTGCGAAAAGTGCGACTATTGCAGATCTGGAGTCGAGCGCCACTGCCCTGAGAGGACCGTCCTTGGAATATACAAAAGGGACGGGGCGTTTGCCGAGTACCTGTCCCTGCCGGAAAAAAATCTCCACGTAATTCCGGATGCGATATCTGATAAGCAGGCAGTATTTGTTGAGCCGCTTGCGGCAGCATTTGAGATCGACGAGCAGCTCAGGATGGCGCCAAACCAAAAGATTGCAGTGGTAGGAGACGGCCGCCTTGCGCAACTAATTTCAAGGGTGCTAAAACTCAACCACCAAAACCTTGTCTGCTTTGGAAGGCACCAAAACAAGCTTGCGATGCTGCAAAAGACGGGAGTCAAGACAAAGACTCGGATCGAGGCTGCAGATGAGCACTCATTTGATGTGGTGGTGGAGGCAACAGGAAGGGAGGGCGGATTTTCCGACACCATGAGACTTGTGCGCCCGCGTGGAACAATAGTGCTCAAATCCACAATTGCATCAAAAAACAAAATGGACTTTGCACCCGCGATAATCAACGAGATAACAATAGTGGGCTCGCGCTGCGGCCCGTTCCGACCCGCAATCAACGCCCTTGCATCGGGGCTGGTAAACGTGGACGACCTAGTCAGCGCAGTCTATCCAATTTCGGAATACAAAAAAGCATTTGAGGAGGCGGCAAAGCCTGAGAACCTAAAGATCCTCCTAAAACCCTAG
- a CDS encoding methyltransferase domain-containing protein yields the protein MKIEEYIASLPPSIISGEQVQLLDDSIREILKFAEVGKDDVFYHLGCGTGNGLAVAEEFCVRKAVGVDIDPEKISDAQGMIARKNLKNSVVRCEDILNTDMSDATVVLFWFSDTSITEKMLDRFSSLGQGCKIITIFDPLPGILPSRVSFPYILHQTPLKQAKTLRDQLIAVFDTECIDFTTAWEFAERYTKAVGSPDAGNDRFLTILQTMMIWINARKLGLSCTDEIPPAVQSYIEILRNFFGIEVKHLIE from the coding sequence GTGAAGATTGAGGAGTACATTGCGTCATTGCCGCCGTCCATAATATCGGGCGAGCAGGTCCAGCTTCTGGATGATTCCATCAGGGAGATTCTCAAATTTGCAGAGGTTGGAAAGGATGACGTGTTCTACCACCTTGGGTGCGGCACGGGCAACGGGCTTGCGGTGGCAGAAGAGTTTTGCGTAAGAAAGGCAGTAGGAGTAGACATTGATCCAGAAAAGATCTCAGACGCGCAGGGCATGATTGCCAGAAAAAACCTGAAAAACTCTGTTGTACGGTGCGAGGACATTCTGAATACGGACATGTCGGATGCAACCGTAGTACTGTTCTGGTTTTCAGACACTTCCATAACAGAAAAGATGCTGGACAGGTTCTCCAGTCTGGGCCAGGGCTGCAAGATAATTACCATATTTGATCCACTGCCAGGCATACTTCCGAGCAGGGTGAGCTTTCCATACATACTGCACCAGACGCCGCTAAAGCAGGCAAAGACGCTGCGGGACCAGCTGATTGCAGTATTTGACACAGAGTGCATCGACTTTACCACCGCGTGGGAGTTTGCCGAAAGATACACAAAGGCAGTGGGATCCCCCGATGCCGGAAACGACAGGTTCCTGACGATTCTGCAGACCATGATGATCTGGATAAACGCAAGAAAGCTTGGGCTTTCGTGCACGGACGAGATACCACCTGCGGTGCAGAGCTACATTGAGATACTGAGGAACTTTTTTGGAATAGAGGTAAAGCACCTCATAGAATGA
- a CDS encoding UPF0147 family protein codes for MADKKVQNQKSLDVAIQTLTQIASNPTTPKNIKKNISDLVASLKAGEDSMSVRAANAISQLDDITQDPNMPSYVRVTLWQAVSTLESIRE; via the coding sequence ATGGCAGACAAAAAGGTGCAGAATCAGAAATCGCTTGATGTCGCAATCCAGACGCTGACTCAGATTGCGTCAAACCCGACCACCCCAAAGAATATCAAAAAGAACATCTCGGATCTGGTCGCAAGCCTCAAGGCAGGAGAAGACTCTATGTCGGTGCGCGCCGCAAACGCAATCAGCCAGCTGGACGACATAACGCAGGACCCGAACATGCCGTCATACGTAAGGGTCACCCTGTGGCAGGCAGTGTCCACACTTGAGAGCATACGGGAATAG
- a CDS encoding Rieske (2Fe-2S) protein, producing MGKIIVGKVSDIPSGKMQKVSIDGRDILVANIDGVFYACDDTCTHAGASLSEGALEGGVITCGWHGAKFNCMSGKLEKFPAKIRDLKSYRTVIESDNVFVEV from the coding sequence ATGGGCAAGATAATAGTCGGCAAGGTATCGGACATTCCTTCAGGCAAGATGCAAAAGGTCTCAATAGACGGACGGGACATTCTTGTTGCAAACATCGACGGAGTCTTTTACGCGTGCGACGACACGTGCACTCATGCCGGGGCCAGCCTTTCCGAGGGAGCGCTTGAGGGCGGAGTCATCACGTGCGGCTGGCACGGGGCAAAGTTCAACTGCATGTCAGGCAAGCTGGAAAAGTTTCCAGCCAAGATTAGGGACCTCAAATCATACAGGACAGTAATAGAGTCGGACAACGTCTTTGTCGAAGTGTAG
- a CDS encoding fumarylacetoacetate hydrolase family protein — translation MRIGRFLISGKETYGFVRDGRIATKEEIISKTGIPIPLGIKEFLFDGWYGEVMSQKPDLEYKVKLSDAKILAPIPNPPKIICLAFNYMDHAKEQNLTPPTEPAIVIIPRTTLNGTNSDIVCPGFVKQLDYEVELALIVGKDCKNVEEKDAMGAIFGYMVFNDVSARDIQAQDKQFGRAKGFDTFAPCGPWITTADEIPNPQKLKLKTMVNGEQRQNSSTENMFIKIPSIIAKISKVMTLEKGDIISTGTPAGVMLNKPNAVFLQDGDKIEMEIESLGRLENTVRFVQ, via the coding sequence ATGAGAATAGGCAGGTTTTTGATTTCAGGTAAGGAGACTTATGGCTTTGTAAGGGACGGCCGCATTGCCACAAAGGAGGAGATAATATCAAAGACTGGAATTCCCATTCCGCTTGGGATAAAGGAGTTCCTCTTTGACGGATGGTACGGCGAGGTCATGTCGCAAAAGCCGGACCTTGAGTACAAGGTAAAGCTCTCAGACGCAAAGATACTTGCCCCGATTCCAAACCCGCCAAAGATAATCTGCCTTGCATTCAACTACATGGACCACGCAAAGGAGCAGAACCTCACTCCGCCCACAGAGCCTGCAATAGTGATAATCCCGAGGACCACACTTAATGGGACGAACTCGGACATTGTGTGCCCAGGATTTGTAAAGCAGCTGGACTATGAGGTGGAGCTTGCACTCATAGTAGGCAAGGACTGCAAGAACGTGGAGGAAAAGGATGCGATGGGCGCAATATTTGGCTACATGGTGTTCAACGACGTCTCTGCAAGGGACATACAGGCGCAGGACAAGCAGTTCGGCAGGGCAAAGGGATTTGACACGTTTGCCCCGTGCGGCCCGTGGATAACTACGGCAGACGAGATACCAAACCCGCAGAAGCTAAAGCTAAAGACGATGGTAAATGGCGAGCAGAGACAGAACTCGTCCACTGAGAACATGTTCATCAAGATCCCGTCCATAATAGCAAAGATAAGCAAGGTGATGACGCTTGAAAAGGGCGACATCATATCTACTGGCACACCGGCTGGCGTAATGCTGAATAAGCCAAACGCGGTATTCCTGCAGGACGGCGACAAGATAGAGATGGAGATTGAGAGCCTTGGAAGGCTGGAAAATACCGTCAGGTTCGTGCAATAA